A region of the Electrophorus electricus isolate fEleEle1 chromosome 7, fEleEle1.pri, whole genome shotgun sequence genome:
CCGTTTAATGCCTCTCTTATAACGTGCAGTCTATTGGCAGCATTTGATCGGATGGTCTTGCCtttcaaaatgtacatttgtaactttcagttttttgtctttctattttttttcttccccagaGCGCTAATTACTATGGCTCTTTGCTGGAGGCTTCTACAGTGTCTCTGGGCTCAGGACCAAAGGGAGAGGTCTTTGTCCCCTTCAGAGATCTGCTGCCAATGGTGCACCCTAATGACATTGTATTTGATGGTAAAATAATTATAACTTCTGGAACATGACACCATCAGACCATTGTTCATAGGCTTGCAGCATAATTACTGTCCTCATATTCTGGACAAATCCTGTTCACCGTGTTCTAAGAAAAGTGAATTCAGGGTGTTGGTGCTATCTCCCTATCCTAGCCAGTGCAAAATAAGTTATGTTGTTACCAATGCAGTAATCATTCCTGGTAGGAGGAACTGCCTTGAAGCCAGCTGTAAACGTGCATTCTTTCCTGCGTCAGGCTACATGGAAGTAAAAGATTTGCCACTTCTATAATTAACCAGTTTGTTCATTGTATCAGAAGTCATAACTGTATGGGAAATTTCCATATCAAGATGCCTTACCAGGTTAGGCTTATTCTGGCATGGAAATTTCCCACACGTGATCCACTCTAATCGTAACAGATTCAGCTCTtcaagatcttttttttttttttttttttttttttttttttttttttttttttaaaccccctTCCTCTTACAGTCTAGAATATTGagcactggggtgtgtgtgtgtgtgtgtgtgtgtgtgtgcgcgtgcgtgcgcgcgcacgtgtgtgcacctGTGCGTGTATTGTCAGGCTGGGACATTTCCTCCATGGACCTTGGCAGTGCTATGGAGCGTGCTCAGGTTCTGGACTGGAGCCTGCAGGAAAAGCTTCGGCCACATATGAGCCCACTAAGACCGAGGCCCTCCATCTATATCCCAGAGTTCATTGCTGCCAACCAGAAGCAGAGGGCTGACAATGTACTCATAGGCAGCAAGGCAGAGCAGGTGAGAAGAGTAAAGGCAAAGGACAACCATGCTTCTGGTTTTTCTTGGCAAGCTATGAAACATGTATGACTGAGTAGATGGCTGCTTGTCCAGGTAGAGCAGATTCGTCGAGACATCCGTGACTTCAAGGAGAAAAGTGGCGTGGAGAAGGTCATCGTGCTTTGGacagcaaacacagagagattCTGTGATGTTGTTTTAGGTGGCAACGACACTGCTGAGAACCTCCTCGCCACTATCCAGGTAACTGATGGGCATGTAAAACCTACGACCGATGGGGGCCAAACTTCATAATTATCACAGCAATAAAGTGATTCATTGCTGCATATTGCCTTTTGTCATTTGGGTTTCTGGTGTCTTAAACAAATCGTATTACACTTGACCTTCATAAAAAGGTTGgttccaaaacaaaactgtgtgcATTGCTGTAATAGTGGAATGGTTGATGCATTTTATAGTGAGTGTGCCCTGCTCAATGTGACAGCCAAAATGCCTGTTGGCAAGGGCGTTCCTTCAACATCCGCTGACATTGTTTTGAGGAGAGTCTGTGGCCTGCCTTTTTCCACTTGAAACCACAGTTCTTACTACAGCCACTGAAACAAAGATTGTTACTTGTTATGCAAAGGTGCCCTGTAGTAATCATGCATGGCTATGAATGTACGGATTTCTAACTTTACAGCACCTGCAGCTGATCTGAAACATTCATCCAAACATGCACTAATGCTTGTTTTGAAGTGAACACTCAAAGACAGCAGTGCAAGTTAGTAAttgatgtgaaacatttagtCACTCTCTTTTCTCCACCCCTTCATCCTTATAGGCTGGGGGAGAGGTATCGCCATCCACATTGTTCGCAGTTGCAAGCATCATGGAGGGTTGTGCCTACATCAACGGCTCCCCTCAGAACACTTTTGTGCCTGGTGCCGTGGAGTTGGCCATTCAGCGGGGTGTCTTCATAGGGGGAGACGACTTTAAGTCAGGCCAGACAAAACTGAAGTCTGTCCTGGTGGATTTCCTAGTCAGTGCAGGCATTAAGGTAAGAGACTCTTTTTGGCCTCTTCAGTTTGCTAGTTTGGATGCAAATTGAAAAGTATATGATGTGGAATAAATTGGAATAATTTCTTCAAACAGACAAATACTCTTGATTCTGCAGTGTCAGGAGTGTCACCATGACCTGTATTTGCAGGATGCAATTCGCCTGTGATAATTTTCCATGCACTTCATTCTTCTTGCAGCCGACCTCCATTGTGAGCTATAATCACCTGGGAAACAATGACGGCATGAATCTGTCGGCACCACGGCAGTTCCGCTCTAAGGAGATCTCCAAGAGCAACGTGGTGGATGACATGGTGCTGTCCAACCCGGTGCTATATGGGCCTGGGGAGAAACCTGACCACTGTGTGAGTTTGTAGGACAAAACTGCTCAGTCATTCTTCAAGGGCCAAGTCCTGCAGCTAAGTGTAACCAATATATTACAAGCCAGAATGATTTATCCTTGATAATATTATAGCTGTAGACAATGTGGCTAATTATCTTTGTACATAATTTATTGGGTTGGCTTTGACATGCCTTTTGATTTGTCATGCATGTTTAAATTAGGTGGTGATTAAATATGTTCCCTACGTGGGTGACAGCAAGCGTGCTATGGATGAGTACACTTCAGAGATTATGATGGGTGGTACAAACACCATTGCTCTGCACAACACCTGTGAGGTACGCTGTTAATCGCTGTACCGAGTAATAGCACTTCCTGAATGTGTTGAATCAGTAGTGCACTTATACAAGTGTTAAGTTAGGTGTAGCTTTCCTATTGAGTTTGGCATTGGAATGCTAAGATGCCTGCAAAGCAAGCTTTTAGATGCCTTTGGCATGCCATGTCACCATGGCTTTCTACCAAACACTGTTGGCTGTCCTGGATGATGGTTGGCCCAACTGCcagtgctgtttttatttatttattttttgtgtgtggtttattcAGGACTCCCTGCTGGCTAGCCCAATCATCCTGGACCTGGTCATCCTCACTGAGCTGTGTCAGAGGATCACATTCTGCACACGCGACTCAGAGTTTCAGTCCTTCCACAGCGTCCTGTCCTTGCTCAGCTATCTGTGCAAGGCACCACTCATGCCGGAGGGGGCACCGGTTGTCAATGCCTTCTTCCGCCAGCGGGCCTGCATCGAAAACATCATGAGGTGCAGGGGGCGGGTGTCCGTATCGCACCCTCTTGTGTGAACAGTTTTTTAATAATGGGCACTGGGGTGAAGAGGGTGGTATAAAACATGAACTGCGCTCAGCCAATTTCACAATGGGCTCTTTGACCTGGGAATGTAGTTTTGCAACGGAGGGTAACTGAAAtaggtgctctctctcttccttttgtcACACAGGGCATGCCTTGGCCTTCCACCTCAGAACCACATGCAGCTGGAGCACAAGATGAAGAGAAGCCTCATGCACAGCCATGGCAACCAAGTCCAAAATGGTGTGCTCACAAAAGGATATGCTGGCCTTACCCATGGTTACCACTGCGCTCAGTGTAACGGTGTTGATGAGCACGAAAACATTAAGAAGATTAAGTCCTTTGCATAATTTGGGGGGAGGGCTGATCAGATTAACATGCACTAGATTGTCATAAGCCTCAGATACACTGCTGCAAAACTGGGCCTTGATTGGTTGTTTTTCACAATATTCCCACTGGAGATGTGCATATAATTTACTACTTTTGTAAGGATGTTTCATACAAATTACTTCTTTCTGTGTAAATGGCGATATGAgatgtaattaaaattattagGTCTATCTATATTCATGGTCATTATATACTGAGCAATGAGCTGGTTGatggtgttttaaaaaaaaaaaaaaaaaagttgcatgtTGGCAACGGAAGTGCCTTTGATCCATACGTTGCTCCCATTTCTTTAGCAGTTAATTCAATAACAAACTATAACTTTAAATATTGTCaacatttattccatttatATCCTTATAGAATGATGCatagatacatttatttttagagcCACACACAGCTTAATCAGTCAGTGCAAGAATAAAATTTATGATCACCTAGTTCTTATACATTGAGTATGTTTTGAATATGTAGATGCTACTTCAAGTTGCAAAGTTCTGGATGATATATAAGAAATCAAGATATGACATCTTCTATATGACCACAGAACACGTAGTTGTATGCAGTGAGTGGCATCAAGTGGGGTGCAGTTTCTCCAACGTAAATGCTAGCAAATAGGTAAAGATATGGCCACTGAACTGGTGGCCATTTCCATGACTCATGCTCCAAGTCTACTATTGTATAAGCACCTGAAAGAATTTCTTGTGTTGGTAGGGTGTATTTTCATATAATTCATGTGCTCCTCGTAATTGAGTTGATTGAGCCTAGGAAGAGAGTAGATCTTAGTGccagtcattttattttgaaggacATTACTGAATCTAAATGTCTGTATGCATCATTATATAAAGATAAAAGTGGAATGATGCTTTGATTGACATCCATACAATATTTGACACATCTTGTCCTAATTTAGCTGGTAATAAAATGGGATCCCCACTGTGGATTAAAGGCACTTCCGTTACCGAAATGCGTGTGCATTTTTCTGGTGACGTTGCTCCTGAAACCATCGATAGTCACTGAAAAATAGTTGTCTATGACAGACAGCCACTACAAAATTGTTTGTTCTATAAAGAGGGAATCCATGTATCCATGTGTTTTTTATTGGTATATTAATTTGTACCAtaaactttaaacattttacttaGGCTTAAAGAGCAAACTGGCTCTTGGTGGTTTGTTGTAGCCTATTTATGACTTTATTTGGTTGAATTTCTATACAGTGTAATTCTAACCAGTTAAGTCTCTTGGAATTGGAACAAAGTCTTTGGATGGAAAAAATCGGCTTcaatgttgctgtttttatgtgtgtgtgtgtgtgtgtgtgtgtgtgtgtgtatgtatgtatgtatatatatatatatatatatatatatatatatatatatatgtgtgtgtgtgtgtgtgtgtatatatatatatatatatatatatatatatatatatatatatgtgtatgtgtgtgtgtgtgtgtgtgtgtgtatatatatatatatatatatatatatatatatatatatacatacacacacgcacccgcatGCATGCATCAAAATCAGTGCTTGAGTTTCTGAGGTTCATTGAACTTCATTGGACTTTtatttgagggtttttttttttttttaaaggattttcaTACACCACAGTATCTAAATGTTACAGAGAAAGGTGCAAAAACATCCGGCAAGGGCCAGTTTTGCAAGTGGAAATTCTGTATAACAACAACTAGAGGCTGAGAGAAACAATACAGCTAGACTACTCCACTGCTGTTTTAACTACCAtagtatttgtatttaattaatgacatttttggagACATTGGACTTTTTCTTCATTAACAAATTACACTAATATTAGAGTGCTTTTTGACTATTACTTTGACATTTATAAATTGTGCATATCAAAGTGTTCTTCAAAGTGTGCATATCAAAGTGTTCATATGAGAGGGTTGTCAGTTTTCACGAATCCTAATTGTCATGCAAGGttattctaattaaaatatattcctTTGTTCGTTTGCTGTTTAGGAAGTATTGGGAGAGGGATGGGGGCTTGTGGTACCTCATCACCTTTATATCTGTGTGACCATATACAAACAATGAACTGTGAGACACTGctaatgaaaaggaaaaaattaaatgtaaagttATGTCTCTGTAAATggcgggtggtggtggtgcagcCAAGAATACTGGCCGGAGCATTaatacaaaaaattaaaataaaacaaggcattgtttttgctgtttattaCAAGATAATGATTTATTGCAGTGgctatttgttttgtattctaTGGTGATTTATGGAATGCCATTGTTTAGGTATAATTGCTACTAATTATTATAGgttataaaataaatagttttgACCATGATTGTATGATTGTGTCAGTTTATTcataattatttgtttgatgCTTTGGGGAAGATGATGAAATGCTTACAATTACTTAAGTCATATTACGTACAATAAACATACGCTAATATAAACTAACATATAGCTAATGTCTTTGATTTTGAATATTTCGGCCTACTTGGTTTTTGGTAACTTCACAGAGCTCAACTGCGCATGCTAACAGCGTCCATAGCAACCCTTTGCACGCCCGCATTTGTGTGCTTGATTAGCAAGATGCTTATATGCAATCGATAAACTTATATTTATCGAATATTTTAGATAAAATGTATGCCTGGACAGGTTTAACGATTTGTGATTATATGAATTAGAAAGACGATTTGCGCGAACTTAGATAAATCAAAAATACAATGGCGGAAAAGAGACGGTCCGGGATTGGCATGCCCGACTCAAAATCTGGGAAAGCCGAGACTGATAACGAATTTCTTTCACAAGCCGGGGTCAGTTCATTGCTCAGAAATGCGTTGCTGAAACTGGTAGAGGCTCGGTCGGAGGACCCGATAGGTTTTCTCGCCGAACACTTCAGTAATTTGGCCTCGGAGACGGAGAACGGGACGGCAGAAAGAGGCGACGGACAGCATCAGCACACGAGTCACGAGCAGCAACGGCTTACCACAGCGCTCTGGCATCTGAATCTAGCTCATCATTCGCAACGGTAGTCAATCTCCCACATAACCGAAAACGCAGGCTTATTTTCGTCATGCAGCATTAGTGAGAGCCTAAAATGAACTCGATATACGGAATTTagcaataatatttttttaaaaatccgtTAGGACATGAATCAAACACAATTTACTGTAGGCTATGCAGGGCCGGATTTCCTAAAAGCACGGTTGTACAAAGATTGTTCAGTGGTTCAGCAaatatcacactgaacactatTTCATGATCTTAAATGTGGTGCATTTGGGAAACGGGACcgagaacaaaaacacattgaATAACTGGATCAAGTGTATGTTAGATTAAATCTGGTACTAAATCAGAACACTAGATCAGATATATTAACTGTATTTGTAAGTTTTAATTGTCCCTATTTTGGCTATGTTTGTTGCTTCAGATCGGCATTCAACAACAACATCCGTGTTGCCTATGATCTACTCACCCAGAACAGTTCTGGTTGCCATGTTCTGGGTGGCATTCCAGGTCGCCtgtacacagaaacactgcagtgcCTGTGCAGCGACGGTGGGTTGTCGATGTCCGCCGCCGCGCCCCTCCTGCAGCGTCTCCGTTGCCATGACTACGAGGCCGTGCCCTTTGAACTCTTCCGTCAAGGGGCGCTGACATGTGCCGTGTTCGCAGACTATGTCCGCAAATCCCGGTGCCTGTATGCGGCTGTGGCCAGCAGTCCCGAGCAGAGCGCAGACAGGGCATTGTGCTGCGCTGTCCTGGCCGCCCTCCGGGGAGCGCTGGAGACCTCGCACGGGCCCGATTCTGTCCGATACTTAGAGGCCAGTGCCATGATCTCACCCGGCGAGCTGGCGCGTGCGATGGCCGGGGCGCGGGCTACCGCAGGGCAGCAGGCGGGGCCCACCATGGACGCACGGGAATTTGAAGATGAGGCTGCCGCCCTCTTCTTAGCCCGGGTCCGATCAGTGAGCTGAGCTGCAACTGAGAGCAGACAGCTTTTGTTGGGACTGAAGGAGTGAGATGTTGGGAAGGTTATCCCACAGTCCATCCGGCTGCCTGCTTCATATGGAGTGCATCATTTACTGGAGATAAGCCGCAAGCACGAAGAAGCTCCATAACACAGTTACGAATGTTGTGACTTAAAGCTCTCTGTGCATATAACAGTGATGATGTAAATATCCCACCTTATTCCACTCTCTTAATCACTGTCTCTTGTTCTTTTAGGCTACAGGTCATGACTCTGGATCAGCTGATTTGTTTATTCAGTAAAATTGTCACTGTGATGCCTTAGTACGTAAACAGAGCTGCCTGTAATATATTTCCCATACTATGTAAGGATTAAAGATCtgtaatatattataaaatctGTTCTGGTTCTATTGTATAATAGACTGATTCATAGCATGTTATGTACTGTATTTATATGCATTGGCTGGAGTTGTGTAAAAAGCAAACTCACTAGCTTCTGGAGCAGTAGAAATGTCCAACAAGGTCATGCTGCGATGGTtaggtgtccacatacttttggccatatagtgtatGTTTCGGAGTGAATACACAAAAGGTTCTTAGCATTGCATGGTAATCCCAATACCTTTCTCAATTTTGTGCAGTGGTTGGACGCTAGGTGTTTTAAAACTATACAAATGACCTGTTTGGAGTTGTGATACTTGTTAAAATGATTCTTTGGCACATGAGATGATTTTGACACTCCAAGGAGAAAAAAACTGCAATTTCTAGCAATTGCCGGGTCCgctgt
Encoded here:
- the tpgs1 gene encoding tubulin polyglutamylase complex subunit 1, which produces MAEKRRSGIGMPDSKSGKAETDNEFLSQAGVSSLLRNALLKLVEARSEDPIGFLAEHFSNLASETENGTAERGDGQHQHTSHEQQRLTTALWHLNLAHHSQRSAFNNNIRVAYDLLTQNSSGCHVLGGIPGRLYTETLQCLCSDGGLSMSAAAPLLQRLRCHDYEAVPFELFRQGALTCAVFADYVRKSRCLYAAVASSPEQSADRALCCAVLAALRGALETSHGPDSVRYLEASAMISPGELARAMAGARATAGQQAGPTMDAREFEDEAAALFLARVRSVS
- the LOC113584669 gene encoding inositol-3-phosphate synthase 1-A gives rise to the protein MPEKIRINSPNVRYTEQYIESQYSYHTSTVSADGDTYTVTPNTTEFTFCTVRTVPKLGVMLVGWGGNNGSTVTAAALANKLGLTWRTKTGIKSANYYGSLLEASTVSLGSGPKGEVFVPFRDLLPMVHPNDIVFDGWDISSMDLGSAMERAQVLDWSLQEKLRPHMSPLRPRPSIYIPEFIAANQKQRADNVLIGSKAEQVEQIRRDIRDFKEKSGVEKVIVLWTANTERFCDVVLGGNDTAENLLATIQAGGEVSPSTLFAVASIMEGCAYINGSPQNTFVPGAVELAIQRGVFIGGDDFKSGQTKLKSVLVDFLVSAGIKPTSIVSYNHLGNNDGMNLSAPRQFRSKEISKSNVVDDMVLSNPVLYGPGEKPDHCVVIKYVPYVGDSKRAMDEYTSEIMMGGTNTIALHNTCEDSLLASPIILDLVILTELCQRITFCTRDSEFQSFHSVLSLLSYLCKAPLMPEGAPVVNAFFRQRACIENIMRACLGLPPQNHMQLEHKMKRSLMHSHGNQVQNGVLTKGYAGLTHGYHCAQCNGVDEHENIKKIKSFA